CCCTTGTCGCCGGCCTCTTCCTTCACGGCGATCTCGAAGCCCGGCTTTTCCGGCATCTTGGGCGAGAACAGCGCCTGGGCGGCGAAGCTCGTCACCAGCAGAATGAGACAGGTGCCGAGCACGGCACCGAGGATCTTGTTGAGTTCGAAGGAGTCCATTTCCGGCCAGGCCCCACACCGCAAGAATGACACGGCGGCCCCAACGGCCGCCAGAACGAGCCTCGGGAGAATCAAGCGTTCCTTTTTGTCCCCCCGAGTTTCGATTGAGATATCGGTTTGCCCGGGGTCTGGCAACCCGTATAAACGGCCCGGCTTTCGCCCCGTCCCCACCCCATTTCTCCGCGCGGAAAACGCCCCGTTTCCAGGCTCTTAAACCGATGACCGATCCCCGCATCCTGGTGTTGATCCCGGCCCGCATGGCGGCCACCCGCCTGCCCGGCAAGCCGCTCGCCGATATCGCCGGACTGCCGATGATCGTGCACGTGCTGAAGCGGGCAGAAGCCGCGGGAATCGGCCGCGTCGCGGTTGCAACCGACACGGACGAGATTGCCGCCATCGTGACCGCCCATGGCGGCGAGGCCGTGATGACCCGCCCCGACCACCCCTCCGGCTCCGATCGCATCCACGAGGCGATGCAGAAGCTCGATCCTGAGGGCAAGGCCGAGATCGTAATCAATCTGCAGGGCGATTTTCCGACCATTGCGCCCGAAAGCATCCGCGAGGTGCTGCCGCCATTCACTGACCCCGCGGTCGACATCGTGACGCTGGCCTCGCAGATCCACACCGAGGAGGAAGACCTCGCCCCGAGCGTCGTGAAGGCCATCGGCACGCAGATCGGCCCGAGGCGCCTGCGGGCGCTCTATTTCACGCGCGCCACCGCCCCCTATGGCGACGGACCGCGCTACCACCACATCGGCCTCTACGCCTATCGCCGCGCCGCGCTGGAACGGTTCGTATCGCTGCCGCGCTCGCCCCTGGAAGTTCAGGAAAATCTGGAGCAGCTCCGGGCCGTGGAAGCCGGCATGCGGATCGACATCATGATCGTCGACAGCGTTCCGCGCGGCGTGGACACGCCACCCGACCTCGAAACCGCCCGCAGCATACTTTCCAAATCCTGAGCGGCTGTTACAAGGCGCCGCAGGAGCACTTCAGGACATGAGCAAGCCAAGAATCGCATTCCAGGGCGAGCCCGGGGCCAATTCCCACATCGCCATCGTCGAGGCCTATCCCGACGCCGAGCCGATGCCCTGTGCCACCTTCGAGGACGCGCTGTCGGCGATTTCGTCGGGCGAAGCCGATCTCGGCATGATCCCGATCGAGAATTCGGTGGCGGGCCGCGTCGCCGACATCCATCACCTCTTGCCGGCCTCCGGCCTCTTCATCATTGGCGAATGGTTTCTGCCGGTCCGGCACCAGCTCATGGCGGTGAAGGGGACCAAGCTTTCCGACATCAAGAGCGTCGAGAGCCATGTCCATGCGCTCGGCCAGTGCCGGCGCATCATCCGCAAGCTCGGCATCCGGGGCATAGTGGCGGCCGACACCGCCGGCAGCGCCCGCGATATCTCCGAGCGCAAGGACAAGACGGTCGCCGCGATCGCCTCGCGCCTGGCCGCGCAGATCTACGGCCTCGACATCCTCGCCGAGGACATCGAGGACGAGGCCCACAACACCACCCGCTTCGTGGTGCTGGCGCGCGAGCCGAAATGGGCCGCCCAGGGCTCGGGCCCGCTGGTCACCACTTTTGTATTTCGGGTGCGCAACCTGCCGGCCGCGCTCTACAAGGCGCTCGGCGGCTTTGCCACCAACGGCGTCAACATGACCAAGCTCGAAAGCTACATGGTCGACGGCAATTTCTTCGCCACGCAGTTCTATGCCGACGTCGACGGCCACCCCGACGACAAGGGCCTCGCCTTTGCGCTGGAGGAATTGAAATTCTTCTCGCGCGAATTCCGCATCGTCGGGGTCTATCCGGGACACCCGTTCCGCGCGACGTTCAGCGAGCGGATGGAGTGATTGTCGCCCTGGCGAAAGCCAGGGCCCATAACCCCAGGGAGCGGTTGTGGCACGAGCCGGTGGTTGTCAGTCTTCGTCAAGCCACTTCCTGTGGTCATGGGTCCTGGATCTGCGCTCCGCTTCGCTGCGCTTGTCCAGGACGACGACTTAGGCCACCTGCTTCCCCAGCCCGAACGCCTCCGCCAGCAGCGAATACGACTTCTTGCGCGCTTCGTGATCATAGACCGCCGTGATCACCATCAGCTCGTCCGGCTTGCTGGCATCGATCAGCGGCTTTAGCTTCTGCTGCACGGTGGCGGGGTTGCCGACGAACAGGCGCGAGCGGTTGCGGGCGATCGAGGCGCGTTCGGCATCCGTATAGGGATAAGCCAGCGCTTCCTCGACGCTCGGCAGCGGCAGATATTGGCCGCGGTCGCGGCGCAAGCGGTTGAGGTCGAACGACGAAGCGAGCTTTTCCGCCTCTTCATCGCTGTCCGCGGTGATAACGGCAACCGCGAGGATCGCGTGCGGCGTCGCGCGCCAGGCCGACGGCTGAAAGCGGTTGCGGTAATGCACCATCGCGTCAATCGCATCGTGAGATGCGAAATGATGCGCGAAGGCGAAGCCCATGCCGACCTGCGCGGACAATTCCGACGAATAGTCGCTGGAGCCGAGCAGCCAGATCGGCGGCAGCCTGGTGTCGTCCGGCATCGCGACGACATTGTTGTAGGGATGGCCCGAGGGGAACTCGCGGGTCTCCCACAGGATCAATTCATGCAGCCGCTCCAGGAAATCGTCGCCCTCGCGGCGGTCGAGCCGGCTTCTAAGCGCGTAGGCCGTGGCGCCATCGGTGCCGGGCGCACGGCCGAGGCCGAGATCGATGCGGCCGGGAAACAGCGCCTCCAGCATCTTGAAGCGCTCGGCCACCACCAGCGGCGCGTGGTTCGGCAGCATCACGCCGCCGGAGCCGACGCGGATATGTTTTGTCACCGCCGCTATCTGGCCGATCATCACGTCAGGGGCCGGGCTCGCGACAGAAGCGAGGTTGTGATGCTCGGCGAGCCAGTAACGGGCATAACCGAGCCCATCGACATGGCGCGCCAGATCAATGCTGTTGCGCAGCGCTACGGCGGGTTTCGTGCCCGTGGTGACGACGGAGAGGTCGAGAACGGAGAGCGGCATCATGGCGCGGTGAAGGTAGTGCGGTGCGTGGAGGCGGCAATGGCCTGATGCAGCAGAGCAGGCGTGTGCTGGCCGCGAGACGGCCGTGGGCTCAGCCGAGGATCAGGTGGGAAATTGTTGACTGTGATCACCAAACTTTCATACTGCCCACTCGCAGTCTTGGCAGCGGCAAGTCCTGCTCGCAGGGTATATTATTGATAATAAACATATTTACTTTTGTTGCCGCCTCCCACAAAAGCAAAGTTTGGTTCAGAATTGCGATCTAATTCAGCAACAGTGGGCCATTTCCCATCGTCGATGGGCTATGGCGTAAGCCTCTTTTGGCCTATCTTGACGGCTTCCAACCAAACCTGCCGCAGTTGCGAAGAGATCCGGAGTGAGTACCGCCATGACCGAGCCGACGACAACTGGCCAGGACAACGGGCAAAACGGGCAGCTCGCGAAGCGGCCTGCGATTTCCTTCGAGTTCTTTCCGCCCAAGACCGAAGAGATGGAACGCAATCTCTGGGAGACCATCAACCGCCTGGCGCCGCTCGACCCGAAATTCGTCTCGGTGACCTACGGCGCCGGCGGCTCGACCCGCGAGCGCACCCACGCCACCATCACGCGCATCCTCAAGGAGACCGCGCTGCTGCCGGCCGCGCATCTGACCTGCGTCGGCGCCTCGCGCGGCGAGATCGACGAGATCGTCGACCGCTACCATGAGGTCGGCGTCCGCCACATCGTCGGCCTGCGCGGCGATCCGCCCGGCGGCATCGGCACGCCCTACACCACCCATCCCGACGGCTACCAGACGTCCGCCGAACTCGTCGCCGGCATCAAGAAGCGTCATGCCGACATCGAGGTCTCGGTCTCGGCCTATCCCGAGAAGCATCCCGAGGCGCGCAATTTCGACGCCGACATCGATACGCTGCAGGCCAAGGTCGACGCCGGTGCGACCCGAGCGATCACACAGGTCTTCTTCGATAACGACCTCTACTTCCGCTATCTCGATCGGGTGCGCGCCCGCGGCATCGACATTCCGATCGTACCGGGCATCATGCCCATGCACAATTTCAAGCAGGCCCGCAATTTCGTCACCCGCGCCGGCACCAGCGTACCCGACTGGCTCGCGGAGAAGTTCGACGGCCTCGACGACGATCCCGACACCAGGAAGCTCGTTGCCGCGACGGTAGCCGCCGGCCAGGTGCACAAGCTGGCGAAGCACGGCGTCGACACGTTCCATTTCTACACCATGAACCGCGCTGATCTCGTGTTCGCGATCAGCCATTTGCTCGGCATTCGCGCCAAGAGCGCCCAGAAGGCTGCGTAAGATCAGATGACCGTACCCGTCTCGCCCAAGCGTACCGCCCTGCTCGCCGCCGCGCGCGAGCGCATCCTCGTGCTCGACGGCGCCATGGGTACGATGATCCAGGGCCTGCAGCTCGACGAGGCCGCCTTCCGCGGCGAGCGCTTCAAGAACTTCCACCGCGACCTCCGCGGCAACAACGACCTGTTGATCCTGACCCAGCCGCAGGCGATCGAGGACATCCACGCCGCCTATTTGCGCGCCGGCGCCGACATCGTCGCCACCAATACCTTCTCGACGACATCGATCGCACAGGCGGATTACGACCTCACCGACGTCGTCTATGAGATGGCGCGTGAAGGCGCCCGCCTCGCCGGCAATGCCGCCAAGCGCGTGGCCGCCGAGGATGGCAAGCCGCGCTTCGTCGCTGGCGCCATCGGACCGACAAACCGCACCGCCTCGATCTCGCCCGACGTTGCCAACCCCGGCTATCGCGCCGTCACCTTCGACGACTTACGCAAATCCTATGGCGAGCAGATCAGGGGCCTGATCGACGGCGGCGTCGACCTCCTGCTGGTCGAGACCATCTTCGACACGCTGAACGCCAAGGCGGCGCTCTATGCGATCGCCGAGATCACGGAAGAGCGCGGCATCGACGTGCCCGTGATGGTGTCCGGCACCATCACCGACAAGTCCGGCCGCCTGCTGTCCGGCCAGATGCCGGAGGCGTTCTGGAATTCGGTGCGGCACGCCAAGCCCGTCACCATCGGCTTCAACTGCGCGCTCGGCGCCGAAGACCTGCGCGCGCACATCGCCGATATCGGCCGCGTCGCCGACACGCTGGTCTGTGCCTATCCCAATGCCGGCCTGCCCAACGAATTCGGCCAGTACGACGAGAGCCCGGACTACATGGCGCGCCTGATCGGCGAGTTCGCGCGCGACGGTCTCGTCAACATCGTCGGCGGCTGCTGCGGCACCACGCCGGAGCATATCGCGGCGATTGCCGCCGCCGTCGCCCCGCACAAGCCGCGCGTCGTGCCCGAGATCGCGCCACGCTTGAGGCTCTCCGGCCTCGAGCCGTTCGTGCT
The DNA window shown above is from Bradyrhizobium sp. CB1650 and carries:
- a CDS encoding prephenate dehydratase, producing MSKPRIAFQGEPGANSHIAIVEAYPDAEPMPCATFEDALSAISSGEADLGMIPIENSVAGRVADIHHLLPASGLFIIGEWFLPVRHQLMAVKGTKLSDIKSVESHVHALGQCRRIIRKLGIRGIVAADTAGSARDISERKDKTVAAIASRLAAQIYGLDILAEDIEDEAHNTTRFVVLAREPKWAAQGSGPLVTTFVFRVRNLPAALYKALGGFATNGVNMTKLESYMVDGNFFATQFYADVDGHPDDKGLAFALEELKFFSREFRIVGVYPGHPFRATFSERME
- the metF gene encoding methylenetetrahydrofolate reductase [NAD(P)H]: MTEPTTTGQDNGQNGQLAKRPAISFEFFPPKTEEMERNLWETINRLAPLDPKFVSVTYGAGGSTRERTHATITRILKETALLPAAHLTCVGASRGEIDEIVDRYHEVGVRHIVGLRGDPPGGIGTPYTTHPDGYQTSAELVAGIKKRHADIEVSVSAYPEKHPEARNFDADIDTLQAKVDAGATRAITQVFFDNDLYFRYLDRVRARGIDIPIVPGIMPMHNFKQARNFVTRAGTSVPDWLAEKFDGLDDDPDTRKLVAATVAAGQVHKLAKHGVDTFHFYTMNRADLVFAISHLLGIRAKSAQKAA
- a CDS encoding LLM class flavin-dependent oxidoreductase encodes the protein MMPLSVLDLSVVTTGTKPAVALRNSIDLARHVDGLGYARYWLAEHHNLASVASPAPDVMIGQIAAVTKHIRVGSGGVMLPNHAPLVVAERFKMLEALFPGRIDLGLGRAPGTDGATAYALRSRLDRREGDDFLERLHELILWETREFPSGHPYNNVVAMPDDTRLPPIWLLGSSDYSSELSAQVGMGFAFAHHFASHDAIDAMVHYRNRFQPSAWRATPHAILAVAVITADSDEEAEKLASSFDLNRLRRDRGQYLPLPSVEEALAYPYTDAERASIARNRSRLFVGNPATVQQKLKPLIDASKPDELMVITAVYDHEARKKSYSLLAEAFGLGKQVA
- a CDS encoding 3-deoxy-manno-octulosonate cytidylyltransferase, coding for MTDPRILVLIPARMAATRLPGKPLADIAGLPMIVHVLKRAEAAGIGRVAVATDTDEIAAIVTAHGGEAVMTRPDHPSGSDRIHEAMQKLDPEGKAEIVINLQGDFPTIAPESIREVLPPFTDPAVDIVTLASQIHTEEEDLAPSVVKAIGTQIGPRRLRALYFTRATAPYGDGPRYHHIGLYAYRRAALERFVSLPRSPLEVQENLEQLRAVEAGMRIDIMIVDSVPRGVDTPPDLETARSILSKS